Below is a window of Zerene cesonia ecotype Mississippi chromosome 18, Zerene_cesonia_1.1, whole genome shotgun sequence DNA.
CATTGATAGAGaatcagaaaaaaataaacttcaagAATTCGAAAAGCATTTGGAGTCACTTACCAAAGATAAGCAAAGAATTCAAATGTTATGTGATTCTATACAGCGGAGAGCAGATGATTTAGAAAAGTCTTTAGATGCTAGaacaaaagaattaaatattcttaaaccAGAAGCCGACAAAGTGACGCGGCTCATTATTCAGACTGAAGAACTCAAAACAAAACTGACATACAGTGAAAAGGAGACTCATAATTTACAAAGAGAGGTTAATAAACTGCGTGAATCTGTGGAAGAAAAAGATGTCACTCTAGATACGGTCACAACGGAGAttgaacttaaaaataaagaaattgagCGGCTCACACGACAGTTAGAGAATAGTCATGTTATTAGTGGTAGGCTGCAAGATTTAGAGCAAAAAACCCAAGAGTTAAAGTCGCAAAAGAAAGTTGATTCTGAAACAATACAAACTCTACAAAAAGATTTAATCTtagaaaaagtaaattttgacaaattaaGAAATTGCATGGAGAAACTAGGTGTTAACACAGCTGACATAATTTCGAAGGAATTAAACGTCGAAGATTTACtcgagaaaattattttaaatacagacAATGAAACATTGATAACGGAAATTGCTGCTAAGGCGAATTTAACTAAACTCGTACCTTGCGATTGTGATCATAAGATGAAACAAGAACAAGATGAAGTTGTTTACAATCCCCAATTAGATCAACTAACCGCAGATTTAGCAGCAGTACAGGCATCCTTAGAAAACTGTCAAGAAGAAAATGCTAAACTGCAAGTGAATATTGCTACCCTTAATTCACAAAATGGATCACTTATATCACAGCAAATGACCTTGCAATTAGCAAATAGTCAATTAGCCGCTGAAAAAGAAgaagttataaaacaattagaaGTCCTCAAAGATAAACAAGATAACCTCCTAAGGGATCAAGTTGCATTGCAAACTATTCATGAGCAATTAAATATGGAATATGAAATGTTGCTTAGCGAGAAAGAACCAGTTAAAGCTGCTATTAAAGACTTAAAACTTGAGAATAGGGACCTCAAAGAGAAAATTACAGCATATGAGAAGAAAATAACTGATTTTGaattagaaaaagaaaactttaaattagaatccagaaacttaataaatttaagagcTGAACATTCAAAGCTTAAGGAAGATTTTAGAAACCTATTTACAGCGAGCGACAGactaaaaaatgaatatagaCATATGCAAGAAGAGTATCGAAATTTGCGCACTGAAGTATCACAGTTAAAGCTAAGAAACACCGAAATGTCTGGCGAAATGAATACCAAATCTGAAGTTATTACAAGTATGGAGTTGGAAATTAGTAAAACAAATCAGCACTGTGAAATGTTAATTCAAATGAACAAGAGTTTGGATGCTGATAGACGCTCATTAATGGATCATGTTTCCCAACTTCTTACCCAATATCACGAACTTCTAGCTCACTctttaaaagataaacaacATTATCATGAGGAAGAGAAAATGTTTGCAGATAAAGTAAATGCACTTTGTAGGCAAAAGGAAAAATTGGAGGAAAAAATTATGGAACATTATAAAAAGCTGGATAATTGCACTCCAAAACGACGAGGTTTTGGAGCTTCTTTTGTGAAAAAGGTGCGTAAGGCTGGAACAGACCTCATTAACAAAGTACCTTCTAGAAACCACAAGAGGATAGAAGACGCAAGTCGTTCCAAATCACAATTAACATTAGCTGGTTCCGAATCTGGTGAATCCGATCCTGGACAAgaattagaaaaaatttcaaaaaattctgATCCAGACCAGGGCTCCTCTAATCCAAGTGTAGAATCACCGCGCAATAGTATAGAATCCAGTTTTAACAGACGCTTAGATGAtactttttcaaaaaaatctgAGAGTATTGATATGTCTGGCTCATTCCACAGTTTGGAACCAACGAGAATAGTTAATGAAAGTAATTTTGTTAGAAGACTTTCAGCAGCTTCCATTCACAGCGGTGGCGGTGGTGGAGATGATGCTTTGATAAGGGCTTCCTTACGAAGGAGACcgcataaaatacaaacatcaCATCGCAACAGCTTTCAAGGTTTAGATGGAGATGCAGGTTTACCAGCAggtgagtttttttatttttaaaccttcTTTATTCTAGTTTGcaattttagtaattaatatataaaattttataattataatgtctgTTATTTTAAGCATCTACGCCGTCGCCAGTTTTTGGTGCAGCCGGTACTCGAAGAACAGTCTATTTGGCTGATGATAATCCGGATGTTGCTTTAAACTCAAAACCTCAAAGCACTcctataaaagaaaatccCACATACCTGGTGTATAACAGAATATCTACAGTGATAGGTGATGGGGCATGCCAAAGTAACCATGACAGACCCAATGACCATCAACCATTGAATGAACCCACCAGACCTGATGATACTCTACAAGAATGTGACGATCagagacatacagacagaaGAAATGTAAGTCGAAGTGAAAAGCAAGAAAACTCAAAGGAAACTGCCATTTGGTATGAATATGGTTGCGTATAAATTTGTGTGATTGTATGAGACTGAATGGATGCCTTGCATTTTGAAAATGCGTTTGTTATGAATTTGTGTGATTGTAATATTGATagtatttatacacttttattataattggacataatattattaggttaTCTTCCAACGACAATTGATAAGAAGGAGACAGTATTAATGAAGCATTTAtctcaataaataaagcaaaatgttaatgataaaattacacTTTTTGCTTCGAGGCTTAATAgattagaattaaaatttgtattcaagtatattcaaaagtaaatttgtgataattttttaacctttattaatttaaccttGCCAGTGACAAATACAGTTTAGTGTTTAAGTTCTTTTACAGAGATAGTATGtactgattttttattattatttagtttcttgtgttattaatatataattaataatacattacttACTATTTACTGTCCTAATTGAAGGTTGAGTTCAAtagtgtatattaaataaaatatttgttctaCATTGTGATATTCATATGTactgatatttttgtttaagtaaAAGCAAGATACAAACCCAGTTTATActcgttaatttaaaatgcttttaattattttaaaacatattcttGGTGTAACACACAAATATCGAATATAATTTGACTCCCGCCTACTATATTCTTATTACCTACATGAATattcttctatatttttaagaaataacttcataatacaaacaaatgatattattctctaatgcatttattttatgaaatattttaagttctatattttgtcatttattCTCTAAACACTAGTAGTAAGTACAAaacaatagtataataaaaacatttgaactCGTCACgattttatgtaatgttattttaatgaattaattttttttttcattatattagaatGTACAAagattgacataaaataattatcttaggttatattaataaatcacataTATCTACTATccaattatagttttttttttctttcaaaattgataGTAATGTTTCtggaatataaatacatgtgtCTGTTTGCATCAAGGACCTAGTTACTTTAATGGGGAAATTTATGAAGTTACAATCGATATAACTATAAGCTCAGAATAGTAACAAATAGAAAGTAGCGTACACGCAAAAAACTGAGGTGGACTAGGATAATGGCTTTTAAACAAAGCCATATAGGGCTAGTACGACCAACCATGCCGTCGCCCGTCAGTACTCAATTGTATggaaaaattttgtttttaccaAAAATTGTATGCATGCCGGCGATCGTAAGTACGTATACGGTATAACGTAATGCTCTTGCGTACATATAAATCTGTTTAACCCCACTAGCTAAAGCGTTTGTATAAAGATCTAGgcgtaaataatttaaaacaataagttAGAATTGTGGAAACTACTTCTTCCAAATCttgcttgttttatttgttcctCATTAGAGTACCTGCTGTCCTACCTAAGCTGTAGGGTATGTAGTATACCTATACCAGATGGTAATTTTCATATCTTTTAAGCACCTATAGACACTCGGTCTCTACTGTAATTTGAACATTTCACGAGTTTTCGAAAATATAACATGTGCCTTGTGGTTTTAATACGTATGACgctcaaaatattttgttttttattatattgtgttgtataaacgataatattaatcttaatttgttgaaattataataattaagatatttagTTGGTTCTTCAGTATGGTGCATGCTTAATACAtaagtgaaatataattaacaattttaacaagCTATCTGTTgtatgtaacataataaaatatcatccaATAAATGACAGtgtcgtaaaataaataattacttaatctGTACTTAATAATTGTCTCTCACcgaatttacttattatagcactctattataaaataaaagcaattaaattgaaactcaagacttttatttgaaaactgttCCTATTAAACTATGTCCCGCGGTCTTACCCACGCCGTAcacgtacgtacgtacgttgTATCATCAACACACAGTATAAAacagtcgctttctctgtccctatgtatgcttaaatctttaaaaactacgcaacgaattTGGTGGGGGTGTGGGTGTATAGATAAGAGTTATTcgagaggaaggtttatatgtgtaataacatctattaaccTACTCTGAATTGAACGCGTGCGAAGGCGCGGGCAAAACAACTAACACCGAAGGAATTTTATGAATCGGTTGAACAGTTTTAAGTATATCGCGTTTGTCGtcttcaaacaaacaagcaaactcttcagctttatattattagtatagatttgaaCTTTACACAAAAgtacatgttatatttttttgcattttagcCTCGAACCcgttcatttttattgaaaccaGACCTTATGCATTGCAACCTCAAAAATAAGTTCTACACTGCTTAATTACCAGTATTATAGATTCATAACAgggatttaaataaaagattataatggtagttattaattttatataacacagtcctatgttttattgcaatatttttaagttataagcATGTTGTACTTTGTATCAAAATGAACCATATTTAAAGCttcat
It encodes the following:
- the LOC119833788 gene encoding protein Daple, whose protein sequence is MAASGSEIEDFLSGPLVSWLKSCLGNLETNLEYSSLFNGDILHQVYLQIDPEPSFHITKLAGLEDQALILGRVKNFDAIVKNVKNLYDEELGMTLLVVPECICLGKAPESRDGLENMKLLILLLLGAAVQCPNKEIFITRIKELDVDLQHNIVECIRQVTDMQTVVLTPDAIDLFQSPTMFNHMRRLAKERDHYLQNWATLVLNEGLCENENENKNSKSRSTQNVNQTNGESQHLAVELADWKARLRKQRQELEEKSEQLSECREDLEHTKLVLTKLRADSQEWFNEARKAAGYRDEVDALREKAERCDRLEQEIQRYRDRLADAEYYKTRVSELREDNKALLETRDALEEQLQRARKRAEQCLTLEAAMIKLKREANDIALERDADQQKIQELIEENNHLQYITRSVLNESNNSNLDTDNECESTLESGENSLSEQLTSNAQARALKLELENKRLLSKIDNLREQSLLESSDKVLELEKEKKRLTLKCDQLQENCNRLKQQNTELEEVFKNALEENRKLQDSLDKQKAFIDRQAIDRESEKNKLQEFEKHLESLTKDKQRIQMLCDSIQRRADDLEKSLDARTKELNILKPEADKVTRLIIQTEELKTKLTYSEKETHNLQREVNKLRESVEEKDVTLDTVTTEIELKNKEIERLTRQLENSHVISGRLQDLEQKTQELKSQKKVDSETIQTLQKDLILEKVNFDKLRNCMEKLGVNTADIISKELNVEDLLEKIILNTDNETLITEIAAKANLTKLVPCDCDHKMKQEQDEVVYNPQLDQLTADLAAVQASLENCQEENAKLQVNIATLNSQNGSLISQQMTLQLANSQLAAEKEEVIKQLEVLKDKQDNLLRDQVALQTIHEQLNMEYEMLLSEKEPVKAAIKDLKLENRDLKEKITAYEKKITDFELEKENFKLESRNLINLRAEHSKLKEDFRNLFTASDRLKNEYRHMQEEYRNLRTEVSQLKLRNTEMSGEMNTKSEVITSMELEISKTNQHCEMLIQMNKSLDADRRSLMDHVSQLLTQYHELLAHSLKDKQHYHEEEKMFADKVNALCRQKEKLEEKIMEHYKKLDNCTPKRRGFGASFVKKVRKAGTDLINKVPSRNHKRIEDASRSKSQLTLAGSESGESDPGQELEKISKNSDPDQGSSNPSVESPRNSIESSFNRRLDDTFSKKSESIDMSGSFHSLEPTRIVNESNFVRRLSAASIHSGGGGGDDALIRASLRRRPHKIQTSHRNSFQGLDGDAGLPAASTPSPVFGAAGTRRTVYLADDNPDVALNSKPQSTPIKENPTYLVYNRISTVIGDGACQSNHDRPNDHQPLNEPTRPDDTLQECDDQRHTDRRNVSRSEKQENSKETAIWYEYGCV